A genome region from Chelonia mydas isolate rCheMyd1 chromosome 24, rCheMyd1.pri.v2, whole genome shotgun sequence includes the following:
- the LOC102929653 gene encoding NACHT, LRR and PYD domains-containing protein 3 isoform X3: MSHNSVVCAFSLSLSLFLGQNLLQENLLNENGHALDAELKACQVEHKAKLCDLTGMMKENKMPGRSEGQIFPISNRYVELKVISDRHFKKQTHQEHEALAAAGELNEYRLQRRIKSKLERITPDRLFRWCFRTHHVPLSVMVSGVAGVGKTTLVQKFIFDWATGKHYQKFAFVFFFKFRDLNTITEKRSLESLICQTYPHLQDKLPRVLEDPEKLLFIFDGLDESKTDLKLSRGGSQELCMNPGDVKPVTVIVASLLNQTLLKGCSVLLTSRPSKLTSLEAGIFHRVASIVGFLSKERERYFSMFFGDERVSREAFAYVRDSQVLYTLCYNPSYCWITCMALKPCFIARAGRPQPAPKTVTQLFVSYVTHIMANHTQERPEPQRMRDTLVKVGWLAEYGITNHILVFDLKYLQDFNVEFSPFLSGFLVENPQTDDSAQVTYSFLHLTIQEFFAALVHYLDYKEDKFRDTMDKARSCKEGDYEIFSRFLAGLSHPATKMPLEKYVGKFSAEATRKVIGWLSEMNYEELQSPEEPKGKRRLMNVLNLFFESQNSQLVHDVVGKAAHMDFSDLYLMPVDCTVLAYVLSCCEEIQRLTLDSCFIQNEGLERLRPELHKVRELSLLDNDLKDPTMKDICKALKHQNCRLEALSLGKNAFTEQCCEELASALAGNRTLLSLDLKKNKLRTGGLSYLSRVFESPECKIQKLGLQETGLSDESCGALCSALSQNSTLLHLNLSANNFTDRCAEDMHLLILTCPSLTEIRLGLSDFSPEVEKQLKSLQREGLDIHF; encoded by the exons ATGTCGCACAACAGTGTAGTCTgcgccttctctctctctctctctctctttctaggtCAAAATTTGTTACAGGAAAATCTCCTGAATGAAAATGGGCATGCTCTTGATGCCGAACTGAAAG CTTGTCAAGTAGAGCACAAAGCCAAACTCTGTGATCTCACAGGGATGATGAAGGAAAACAAGATGCCAGGGCGATCTGAAGGGCAgattttccccatctctaaccGATACGTGGAGCTCAAGGTCATCTCAGACCGTCACTTCAAGAAGCAGACACACCAGGAGCACGAGGCCCTagcagcagctggggagctgaaTGAATATCGCCTCCAGAGAAGAATAAAGAGTAAGCTGGAGCGCATCACCCCTGACCGACTCTTCCGCTGGTGCTTTCGAACCCACCATGTCCCCCTGTCTGTGATGGTGAGCGGAGTAGCTGGCGTAGGCAAGACAACCCTGGTGCAGAAATTCATCTTTGACTGGGCAACGGGGAAGCACTACCAGAAAtttgcctttgttttcttcttcaagtTCCGGGACCTGAACACTATTACTGAGAAGAGAAGCCTAGAGTCTCTGATCTGTCAAACATATCCACACCTCCAGGACAAGCTCCCAAGAGTCCTGGAAGACCCTGAGAAGTTGCTCTTCATCTTTGATGGCTTGGATGAGAGCAAGACTGATTTGAAATTAAGCAGAGGTGGATCCCAGGAGCTGTGTATGAACCCGGGGGATGTGAAGCCAGTTACTGTGATTGTCGCCAGCCTGCTGAATCAGACTCTGCTGAAGGGATgttctgtgctgctgaccagCCGCCCCAGCAAGTTGACCAGTTTGGAGGCTGGAATCTTCCATAGGGTGGCCAGTATCGTGGGCTTCCTCTccaaggaaagggaaagatacTTTTCCATGTTCTTTGGAGATGAGCGAGTCTCCAGAGAGGCCTTTGCATATGTGAGGGACAGTCAGGTTCTGTACACACTGTGCTACAACCCGTCTTACTGCTGGATCACATGCATGGCCCTGAAACCCTGCTTCATTGCCAGGGCAGGGAGACCACAGCCTGCACCCAAAACAGTGACCCAGCTCTTTGTCAGCTACGTCACCCATATTATGGCCAATCACACCCAGGAGCGGCCGGAGCCTCAGAGGATGCGAGATACTTTGGTAAAGGTTGGGTGGTTGGCTGAATACGGCATCACAAACCACATTCTAGTCTTTGATCTGAAGTATTTACAGGATTTCAATGTGGAGTTTTCTCCCTTCCTCAGTGGCTTCTTGGTGGAGAACCCTCAAACTGATGACTCTGCCCAGGTGACCTACTCCTTCCTTCACCTCACCATCCAGGAGTTCTTTGCTGCCCTCGTGCATTACCTCGATTACAAGGAGGACAAGTTCAGAGACACAATGGATAAAGCCAGGTCCTGTAAGGAAGGTGATTATGAGATCTTCTCTCGCTTCCTGGCTGGGCTCTCCCATCCTGCAACCAAGATGCCCCTGGAGAAATatgtggggaagttctctgcaGAGGCAACTCGCAAGGTTATTGGGTGGCTCAGTGAGATGAACTATGAGGAGCTGCAAAGCCCAGAAGAGCCcaaggggaagaggaggctgaTGAATgtattaaatttgttttttgaatCCCAGAACAGCCAACTTGTGCATGATGTTGTGGGTAAAGCTGCCCATATGGACTTCTCCGACTTATACCTCATGCCGGTGGATTGCACGGTCCTTGCTTATGTGTTGAGTTGCTGTGAAGAAATACAGCGCCTAACCCTAGATTCCTGCTTCATCCAGAACGAGGGCCTGGAGCGACTCAGACCGGAGCTGCACAAAGTCAGAGAACTGAG TCTCCTGGATAATGATCTGAAGGATCCTACAATGAAGGATATTTGCAAGGCCCTAAAGCACCAGAACTGTAGGCTAGAGGCTCTGAG CCTAGGGAAGAATGCGTTCACTGAACAGTGCTGTGAAGAACTGGCATCTGCCCTCGCGGGAAACCGGACCCTCCTGAGTCTTGACCTCAAGAAGAATAAACTGCGGACAGGGGGCCTTTCTTACCTATCAAGGGTGTTTGAGTCCCCAGAATGCAAGATTCAGAAATTAGG CCTCCAGGAAACTGGTTTGTCAGATGAATCCTGCGGGGCActctgctctgctctctcccAAAACTCCACCCTCCTGCATCTGAACCTGAGTGCGAATAATTTCACTGATCGGTGCGCTGAAGACATGCATCTCCTTATCCTGACGTGCCCCAGCCTCACCGAGATCAG
- the CFAP126 gene encoding protein Flattop isoform X2 — MGTWEMPLKIPPAKLNLTSRSAAAASRLTNWIHKSTALTSACNGLRPQITGKPRKPESHTQTTKELSNKNSRTSGRGSQGPRSSAKMPPEEEAYRKGSTTPKVPLSRQPGCMDVRIKGTTSQEISSSHQPGSKEAWHRGSVSAEVPLSRQPGCMDVRIKEISSPKVPASNRPPSREANPRRAISAEVPAGSRPGSMEAKAKGVSSPELVASCCSGSMEANPRGAISPEALASGRPGSKASEAAETQKRMSRRVAEGNGSLSPKMEGSARPQSCPEERFEQTFN, encoded by the exons ATGGGAACCTGGGAGATGCCACTGAAGATTCCCCCAGCCAAACTGAACCTGACCTCCCGCTCGGCTGCCGCAGCCTCGCGCCTCACCAACTGGATCCACAAGTCCACCGCACTGACCAGCGCCTGCAACGGCCTCCGCCCGCAGATCACTGGCAAG ccccgaAAGCCTgaatcacacacacagaccacaaAGGAGCTTTCCAATAAGAACAGCCGGACATCTGGCAGAGGCTCCCAGGGCCCCAGGTCCTCAGCCAAAATGCCCCCTGAAGAGGAGGCTTATCGCAAAGGATCCACCACCCCCAAGGTCCCACTGTCACGCCAGCCTGGCTGCATGGACGTTCGAATCAAAGGAACTACCTCCCAAGAGATCTCAAGTTCACACCAGCCAGGCTCAAAGGAGGCTTGGCATAGAGGAAGTGTGTCAGCTGAAGTCCCATTGTCACGCCAGCCTGGCTGCATGGATGTTCGAATCAAAGAGATCTCTTCACCCAAAGTCCCAGCTTCCAACCGACCTCCTTCAAGGGAGGCTAATCCCAGGCGAGCCATCTCTGCCGAAGTCCCAGCTGGAAGTCGACCTGGGTCAATGGAGGCTAAAGCCAAAGGAGTCAGCTCGCCTGAGCTTGTGGCTTCATGTTGTTCTGGGTCAATGGAGGCCAATCCCAGGGGAGCCATCTCACCTGAGGCCTTGGCATCAGGCCGCCCTGGTTCAAAGGCTAGCGAAGCAGCTGAGACCCAGAAGAGGATGTCAAGGAGGGTAGCGGAGGGGAACGGGAGCCTGTCGCCCAAGATGGAAGGGTCAGCGagaccccagtcctgccctgAAGAAAGATTTGAGCAAACATTCAACTGA
- the CFAP126 gene encoding protein Flattop isoform X3 has product MATNYKAGQYEDAFTAQNLQNWTLPKLYKEHPSAREGYTQFVANDRGHLLPAVPRSKASPWGTFMGTWEMPLKIPPAKLNLTSRSAAAASRLTNWIHKSTALTSACNGLRPQITGKSYQGPGLP; this is encoded by the exons ATGGCAACGAACTACAAAGCGGGGCAG TATGAGGATGCCTTCACTGCACAAAATTTGCAAAACTGGACCCTGCCCAAGCTCTACAAGGAG CACCCCTCTGCCCGGGAAGGCTACACCCAATTTGTAGCCAATGACCGAGGACACCTGCTCCCTGCAGTGCCACGTTCAAAG GCTTCCCCCTGGGGAACATTTATGGGAACCTGGGAGATGCCACTGAAGATTCCCCCAGCCAAACTGAACCTGACCTCCCGCTCGGCTGCCGCAGCCTCGCGCCTCACCAACTGGATCCACAAGTCCACCGCACTGACCAGCGCCTGCAACGGCCTCCGCCCGCAGATCACTGGCAAG AGTTACCAGGGTCCTGGGCTGCCCTGA
- the CFAP126 gene encoding protein Flattop isoform X1, whose product MATNYKAGQYEDAFTAQNLQNWTLPKLYKEHPSAREGYTQFVANDRGHLLPAVPRSKASPWGTFMGTWEMPLKIPPAKLNLTSRSAAAASRLTNWIHKSTALTSACNGLRPQITGKPRKPESHTQTTKELSNKNSRTSGRGSQGPRSSAKMPPEEEAYRKGSTTPKVPLSRQPGCMDVRIKGTTSQEISSSHQPGSKEAWHRGSVSAEVPLSRQPGCMDVRIKEISSPKVPASNRPPSREANPRRAISAEVPAGSRPGSMEAKAKGVSSPELVASCCSGSMEANPRGAISPEALASGRPGSKASEAAETQKRMSRRVAEGNGSLSPKMEGSARPQSCPEERFEQTFN is encoded by the exons ATGGCAACGAACTACAAAGCGGGGCAG TATGAGGATGCCTTCACTGCACAAAATTTGCAAAACTGGACCCTGCCCAAGCTCTACAAGGAG CACCCCTCTGCCCGGGAAGGCTACACCCAATTTGTAGCCAATGACCGAGGACACCTGCTCCCTGCAGTGCCACGTTCAAAG GCTTCCCCCTGGGGAACATTTATGGGAACCTGGGAGATGCCACTGAAGATTCCCCCAGCCAAACTGAACCTGACCTCCCGCTCGGCTGCCGCAGCCTCGCGCCTCACCAACTGGATCCACAAGTCCACCGCACTGACCAGCGCCTGCAACGGCCTCCGCCCGCAGATCACTGGCAAG ccccgaAAGCCTgaatcacacacacagaccacaaAGGAGCTTTCCAATAAGAACAGCCGGACATCTGGCAGAGGCTCCCAGGGCCCCAGGTCCTCAGCCAAAATGCCCCCTGAAGAGGAGGCTTATCGCAAAGGATCCACCACCCCCAAGGTCCCACTGTCACGCCAGCCTGGCTGCATGGACGTTCGAATCAAAGGAACTACCTCCCAAGAGATCTCAAGTTCACACCAGCCAGGCTCAAAGGAGGCTTGGCATAGAGGAAGTGTGTCAGCTGAAGTCCCATTGTCACGCCAGCCTGGCTGCATGGATGTTCGAATCAAAGAGATCTCTTCACCCAAAGTCCCAGCTTCCAACCGACCTCCTTCAAGGGAGGCTAATCCCAGGCGAGCCATCTCTGCCGAAGTCCCAGCTGGAAGTCGACCTGGGTCAATGGAGGCTAAAGCCAAAGGAGTCAGCTCGCCTGAGCTTGTGGCTTCATGTTGTTCTGGGTCAATGGAGGCCAATCCCAGGGGAGCCATCTCACCTGAGGCCTTGGCATCAGGCCGCCCTGGTTCAAAGGCTAGCGAAGCAGCTGAGACCCAGAAGAGGATGTCAAGGAGGGTAGCGGAGGGGAACGGGAGCCTGTCGCCCAAGATGGAAGGGTCAGCGagaccccagtcctgccctgAAGAAAGATTTGAGCAAACATTCAACTGA
- the LOC102929653 gene encoding NACHT, LRR and PYD domains-containing protein 3 isoform X2 codes for MASNQRAAVSEDNIVAFRNHMDNYSSGELKKLSDHFRPDLVYVIENDILTVLQELTSRGVVTAQQAQDYHDWERNHDSASAAEKLADDILAMNQAAGLGLWECLFALQSRWAHPNLHGMVEELIQNGQNLLQENLLNENGHALDAELKACQVEHKAKLCDLTGMMKENKMPGRSEGQIFPISNRYVELKVISDRHFKKQTHQEHEALAAAGELNEYRLQRRIKSKLERITPDRLFRWCFRTHHVPLSVMVSGVAGVGKTTLVQKFIFDWATGKHYQKFAFVFFFKFRDLNTITEKRSLESLICQTYPHLQDKLPRVLEDPEKLLFIFDGLDESKTDLKLSRGGSQELCMNPGDVKPVTVIVASLLNQTLLKGCSVLLTSRPSKLTSLEAGIFHRVASIVGFLSKERERYFSMFFGDERVSREAFAYVRDSQVLYTLCYNPSYCWITCMALKPCFIARAGRPQPAPKTVTQLFVSYVTHIMANHTQERPEPQRMRDTLVKVGWLAEYGITNHILVFDLKYLQDFNVEFSPFLSGFLVENPQTDDSAQVTYSFLHLTIQEFFAALVHYLDYKEDKFRDTMDKARSCKEGDYEIFSRFLAGLSHPATKMPLEKYVGKFSAEATRKVIGWLSEMNYEELQSPEEPKGKRRLMNVLNLFFESQNSQLVHDVVGKAAHMDFSDLYLMPVDCTVLAYVLSCCEEIQRLTLDSCFIQNEGLERLRPELHKVRELSLLDNDLKDPTMKDICKALKHQNCRLEALSLGKNAFTEQCCEELASALAGNRTLLSLDLKKNKLRTGGLSYLSRVFESPECKIQKLGLQETGLSDESCGALCSALSQNSTLLHLNLSANNFTDRCAEDMHLLILTCPSLTEIRLGLSDFSPEVEKQLKSLQREGLDIHF; via the exons ATGGCTTCCAACCAACGGGCTGCGGTGAGCGAAG ATAATATTGTAGCCTTCAGAAATCACATGGATAATTATTCATCCGGGGAGCTGAAGAAGCTGAGCGACCACTTCCGCCCCGACTTGGTCTACGTCATTGAGAACGACATTCTCACTGTGCTGCAGGAACTCACCAGCAGAGGTGTCGTCACTGCTCAGCAGGCCCAG GATTACCATGACTGGGAGAGGAACCACGACTCAGCGAGCGCTGCAGAGAAGCTGGCAGATGACATTTTGGCTATGAACCAGGCCGcagggctgggtctctgggaGTGTCTGTTTGCTCTGCAAAGCAGGTGGGCTCACCCCAATCTCCATGGGATGGTGGAGGAACTCATTCAGAATG gtCAAAATTTGTTACAGGAAAATCTCCTGAATGAAAATGGGCATGCTCTTGATGCCGAACTGAAAG CTTGTCAAGTAGAGCACAAAGCCAAACTCTGTGATCTCACAGGGATGATGAAGGAAAACAAGATGCCAGGGCGATCTGAAGGGCAgattttccccatctctaaccGATACGTGGAGCTCAAGGTCATCTCAGACCGTCACTTCAAGAAGCAGACACACCAGGAGCACGAGGCCCTagcagcagctggggagctgaaTGAATATCGCCTCCAGAGAAGAATAAAGAGTAAGCTGGAGCGCATCACCCCTGACCGACTCTTCCGCTGGTGCTTTCGAACCCACCATGTCCCCCTGTCTGTGATGGTGAGCGGAGTAGCTGGCGTAGGCAAGACAACCCTGGTGCAGAAATTCATCTTTGACTGGGCAACGGGGAAGCACTACCAGAAAtttgcctttgttttcttcttcaagtTCCGGGACCTGAACACTATTACTGAGAAGAGAAGCCTAGAGTCTCTGATCTGTCAAACATATCCACACCTCCAGGACAAGCTCCCAAGAGTCCTGGAAGACCCTGAGAAGTTGCTCTTCATCTTTGATGGCTTGGATGAGAGCAAGACTGATTTGAAATTAAGCAGAGGTGGATCCCAGGAGCTGTGTATGAACCCGGGGGATGTGAAGCCAGTTACTGTGATTGTCGCCAGCCTGCTGAATCAGACTCTGCTGAAGGGATgttctgtgctgctgaccagCCGCCCCAGCAAGTTGACCAGTTTGGAGGCTGGAATCTTCCATAGGGTGGCCAGTATCGTGGGCTTCCTCTccaaggaaagggaaagatacTTTTCCATGTTCTTTGGAGATGAGCGAGTCTCCAGAGAGGCCTTTGCATATGTGAGGGACAGTCAGGTTCTGTACACACTGTGCTACAACCCGTCTTACTGCTGGATCACATGCATGGCCCTGAAACCCTGCTTCATTGCCAGGGCAGGGAGACCACAGCCTGCACCCAAAACAGTGACCCAGCTCTTTGTCAGCTACGTCACCCATATTATGGCCAATCACACCCAGGAGCGGCCGGAGCCTCAGAGGATGCGAGATACTTTGGTAAAGGTTGGGTGGTTGGCTGAATACGGCATCACAAACCACATTCTAGTCTTTGATCTGAAGTATTTACAGGATTTCAATGTGGAGTTTTCTCCCTTCCTCAGTGGCTTCTTGGTGGAGAACCCTCAAACTGATGACTCTGCCCAGGTGACCTACTCCTTCCTTCACCTCACCATCCAGGAGTTCTTTGCTGCCCTCGTGCATTACCTCGATTACAAGGAGGACAAGTTCAGAGACACAATGGATAAAGCCAGGTCCTGTAAGGAAGGTGATTATGAGATCTTCTCTCGCTTCCTGGCTGGGCTCTCCCATCCTGCAACCAAGATGCCCCTGGAGAAATatgtggggaagttctctgcaGAGGCAACTCGCAAGGTTATTGGGTGGCTCAGTGAGATGAACTATGAGGAGCTGCAAAGCCCAGAAGAGCCcaaggggaagaggaggctgaTGAATgtattaaatttgttttttgaatCCCAGAACAGCCAACTTGTGCATGATGTTGTGGGTAAAGCTGCCCATATGGACTTCTCCGACTTATACCTCATGCCGGTGGATTGCACGGTCCTTGCTTATGTGTTGAGTTGCTGTGAAGAAATACAGCGCCTAACCCTAGATTCCTGCTTCATCCAGAACGAGGGCCTGGAGCGACTCAGACCGGAGCTGCACAAAGTCAGAGAACTGAG TCTCCTGGATAATGATCTGAAGGATCCTACAATGAAGGATATTTGCAAGGCCCTAAAGCACCAGAACTGTAGGCTAGAGGCTCTGAG CCTAGGGAAGAATGCGTTCACTGAACAGTGCTGTGAAGAACTGGCATCTGCCCTCGCGGGAAACCGGACCCTCCTGAGTCTTGACCTCAAGAAGAATAAACTGCGGACAGGGGGCCTTTCTTACCTATCAAGGGTGTTTGAGTCCCCAGAATGCAAGATTCAGAAATTAGG CCTCCAGGAAACTGGTTTGTCAGATGAATCCTGCGGGGCActctgctctgctctctcccAAAACTCCACCCTCCTGCATCTGAACCTGAGTGCGAATAATTTCACTGATCGGTGCGCTGAAGACATGCATCTCCTTATCCTGACGTGCCCCAGCCTCACCGAGATCAG
- the LOC102929653 gene encoding NACHT, LRR and PYD domains-containing protein 3 isoform X1, with protein sequence MTLWPPRLLRDIRAEVNKMASNQRAAVSEDNIVAFRNHMDNYSSGELKKLSDHFRPDLVYVIENDILTVLQELTSRGVVTAQQAQDYHDWERNHDSASAAEKLADDILAMNQAAGLGLWECLFALQSRWAHPNLHGMVEELIQNGQNLLQENLLNENGHALDAELKACQVEHKAKLCDLTGMMKENKMPGRSEGQIFPISNRYVELKVISDRHFKKQTHQEHEALAAAGELNEYRLQRRIKSKLERITPDRLFRWCFRTHHVPLSVMVSGVAGVGKTTLVQKFIFDWATGKHYQKFAFVFFFKFRDLNTITEKRSLESLICQTYPHLQDKLPRVLEDPEKLLFIFDGLDESKTDLKLSRGGSQELCMNPGDVKPVTVIVASLLNQTLLKGCSVLLTSRPSKLTSLEAGIFHRVASIVGFLSKERERYFSMFFGDERVSREAFAYVRDSQVLYTLCYNPSYCWITCMALKPCFIARAGRPQPAPKTVTQLFVSYVTHIMANHTQERPEPQRMRDTLVKVGWLAEYGITNHILVFDLKYLQDFNVEFSPFLSGFLVENPQTDDSAQVTYSFLHLTIQEFFAALVHYLDYKEDKFRDTMDKARSCKEGDYEIFSRFLAGLSHPATKMPLEKYVGKFSAEATRKVIGWLSEMNYEELQSPEEPKGKRRLMNVLNLFFESQNSQLVHDVVGKAAHMDFSDLYLMPVDCTVLAYVLSCCEEIQRLTLDSCFIQNEGLERLRPELHKVRELSLLDNDLKDPTMKDICKALKHQNCRLEALSLGKNAFTEQCCEELASALAGNRTLLSLDLKKNKLRTGGLSYLSRVFESPECKIQKLGLQETGLSDESCGALCSALSQNSTLLHLNLSANNFTDRCAEDMHLLILTCPSLTEIRLGLSDFSPEVEKQLKSLQREGLDIHF encoded by the exons ATGACGCTGTGGCCCCCCAG ACTTCTCAGAGACATAAGAGCAGAAGTGAATAAAATGGCTTCCAACCAACGGGCTGCGGTGAGCGAAG ATAATATTGTAGCCTTCAGAAATCACATGGATAATTATTCATCCGGGGAGCTGAAGAAGCTGAGCGACCACTTCCGCCCCGACTTGGTCTACGTCATTGAGAACGACATTCTCACTGTGCTGCAGGAACTCACCAGCAGAGGTGTCGTCACTGCTCAGCAGGCCCAG GATTACCATGACTGGGAGAGGAACCACGACTCAGCGAGCGCTGCAGAGAAGCTGGCAGATGACATTTTGGCTATGAACCAGGCCGcagggctgggtctctgggaGTGTCTGTTTGCTCTGCAAAGCAGGTGGGCTCACCCCAATCTCCATGGGATGGTGGAGGAACTCATTCAGAATG gtCAAAATTTGTTACAGGAAAATCTCCTGAATGAAAATGGGCATGCTCTTGATGCCGAACTGAAAG CTTGTCAAGTAGAGCACAAAGCCAAACTCTGTGATCTCACAGGGATGATGAAGGAAAACAAGATGCCAGGGCGATCTGAAGGGCAgattttccccatctctaaccGATACGTGGAGCTCAAGGTCATCTCAGACCGTCACTTCAAGAAGCAGACACACCAGGAGCACGAGGCCCTagcagcagctggggagctgaaTGAATATCGCCTCCAGAGAAGAATAAAGAGTAAGCTGGAGCGCATCACCCCTGACCGACTCTTCCGCTGGTGCTTTCGAACCCACCATGTCCCCCTGTCTGTGATGGTGAGCGGAGTAGCTGGCGTAGGCAAGACAACCCTGGTGCAGAAATTCATCTTTGACTGGGCAACGGGGAAGCACTACCAGAAAtttgcctttgttttcttcttcaagtTCCGGGACCTGAACACTATTACTGAGAAGAGAAGCCTAGAGTCTCTGATCTGTCAAACATATCCACACCTCCAGGACAAGCTCCCAAGAGTCCTGGAAGACCCTGAGAAGTTGCTCTTCATCTTTGATGGCTTGGATGAGAGCAAGACTGATTTGAAATTAAGCAGAGGTGGATCCCAGGAGCTGTGTATGAACCCGGGGGATGTGAAGCCAGTTACTGTGATTGTCGCCAGCCTGCTGAATCAGACTCTGCTGAAGGGATgttctgtgctgctgaccagCCGCCCCAGCAAGTTGACCAGTTTGGAGGCTGGAATCTTCCATAGGGTGGCCAGTATCGTGGGCTTCCTCTccaaggaaagggaaagatacTTTTCCATGTTCTTTGGAGATGAGCGAGTCTCCAGAGAGGCCTTTGCATATGTGAGGGACAGTCAGGTTCTGTACACACTGTGCTACAACCCGTCTTACTGCTGGATCACATGCATGGCCCTGAAACCCTGCTTCATTGCCAGGGCAGGGAGACCACAGCCTGCACCCAAAACAGTGACCCAGCTCTTTGTCAGCTACGTCACCCATATTATGGCCAATCACACCCAGGAGCGGCCGGAGCCTCAGAGGATGCGAGATACTTTGGTAAAGGTTGGGTGGTTGGCTGAATACGGCATCACAAACCACATTCTAGTCTTTGATCTGAAGTATTTACAGGATTTCAATGTGGAGTTTTCTCCCTTCCTCAGTGGCTTCTTGGTGGAGAACCCTCAAACTGATGACTCTGCCCAGGTGACCTACTCCTTCCTTCACCTCACCATCCAGGAGTTCTTTGCTGCCCTCGTGCATTACCTCGATTACAAGGAGGACAAGTTCAGAGACACAATGGATAAAGCCAGGTCCTGTAAGGAAGGTGATTATGAGATCTTCTCTCGCTTCCTGGCTGGGCTCTCCCATCCTGCAACCAAGATGCCCCTGGAGAAATatgtggggaagttctctgcaGAGGCAACTCGCAAGGTTATTGGGTGGCTCAGTGAGATGAACTATGAGGAGCTGCAAAGCCCAGAAGAGCCcaaggggaagaggaggctgaTGAATgtattaaatttgttttttgaatCCCAGAACAGCCAACTTGTGCATGATGTTGTGGGTAAAGCTGCCCATATGGACTTCTCCGACTTATACCTCATGCCGGTGGATTGCACGGTCCTTGCTTATGTGTTGAGTTGCTGTGAAGAAATACAGCGCCTAACCCTAGATTCCTGCTTCATCCAGAACGAGGGCCTGGAGCGACTCAGACCGGAGCTGCACAAAGTCAGAGAACTGAG TCTCCTGGATAATGATCTGAAGGATCCTACAATGAAGGATATTTGCAAGGCCCTAAAGCACCAGAACTGTAGGCTAGAGGCTCTGAG CCTAGGGAAGAATGCGTTCACTGAACAGTGCTGTGAAGAACTGGCATCTGCCCTCGCGGGAAACCGGACCCTCCTGAGTCTTGACCTCAAGAAGAATAAACTGCGGACAGGGGGCCTTTCTTACCTATCAAGGGTGTTTGAGTCCCCAGAATGCAAGATTCAGAAATTAGG CCTCCAGGAAACTGGTTTGTCAGATGAATCCTGCGGGGCActctgctctgctctctcccAAAACTCCACCCTCCTGCATCTGAACCTGAGTGCGAATAATTTCACTGATCGGTGCGCTGAAGACATGCATCTCCTTATCCTGACGTGCCCCAGCCTCACCGAGATCAG